The region GGAGGCAGGAAGCCGCTTCGCCATCCGCGAAGGAGGCCGCACCGTCGGCGCCGGCGTCATCACCAAAATCCTCGAGTAACCAGGTCGAAAACCTGGGAAAAGGGATAAGCTGAGATGGCTAAGAAGGCGGTCCGCTCGGTGATCACGTTGGCTTGTGTGGATTGCAAGGAACGGAATTACGTGACGACCAAGAATCGGCGAAACGATCCTGGTCGTCTGGAGCTGAGGAAATATTGTCCGCGTTGTCGCACGCACAAGTTGCATCGCGAGACGCGTTAGCGGTGTGACATCGCCTGGAGCTGGCCATGGTCTGGCAACCGGGCGATTGGATAGGCCAGTAGCTCAATGGGCAGAGCAGCGGTCTCCAAAACCGCAGGTTGCGGGTTCGAGTCCTGCCTGGCCTGCCTGGTAGTTCAAGACACCGTTTCGGGATACCGGACGGTGTCTTGAACCGTAAAAGACCAGTGCTCATTTTCTAGGAGATAAATAAAAGTGAACAGGGTTGCAATGGTCAAGCGGGAAAACGCTGTGATCCGGTACTTCCGTGAGACTCGTGCCGAGCTCCGCAAAGTTACTTGGCCGACGCGTGAGCAGGCGATTCGGTTGACGCTGATCGTGTTGGCCGTCACTATGTTTATGGCGATCTTGTTGGGCGCGATCGATTACATCTTTGCAGCCCTGTTCCGCTTGATTGTAGGCTAAAGGGAAGCTATGGCAGAGGACTTGGAAGGGCGAAGGCCCTCGGAAAGTGTAGATCTGGCCCCTGAAACGGGTGGGAAGGGAGCGTACTCCCCCAAGGGCTCTCCAAAGGTTGAGGAATCGGCAGCCTCGGCTGAGCCAAAAGCTGAGCCCAAAGAGCAAGCCGCTGCAGAGCCAGATCCCAGGGCGGAGTTACGTCAGCGTGCTCGTTGGTATGTGGTCCATAGCTACTCGGGCATGGAAAACAAGGTGAAGCGCAATCTGGAGCACCGTGCCGAGTCCATGCGTGACCAAGGTGGGGACAAGATCTTCCAGGTGATCGTCCCGACGGAGGAGGAGATCGAGCTAAAGGATGGCCAGCGGCGAATCGTCGAACGGCGTGTCTTCCCTGGCTATATCCTGGTCGAGATGGTCATGGACGAGGATTCTTGGTACGTGGTGCGGAACACCCCGGGGGTGACCGGCTTTGTGGGGATGGGAAACAAGCCGACACCCCTGGAGCCCGAAGAGGTCGAGCGCATTATGAAGCGCATCGAGGAGGAAGAGCCCAAGATCAAGAGCGACTTCCGTGTTGGGCAACGAGTCCGCATCACCGAGGGACCTTTCAGTGATTTTCACGGCATCATTGAAGAGGTGTACACGGAGAAGGGAAAGGCGCGCGTGCGGGTCTCCTTCTTCAATCGTGAGACGCCCGTTGAGGTGGATTTCCTGCAGCTTGAGAAGCAATAGCGCGCTTCAGCGCGTATCTCAGGGAGAGAGTGGATGGCAAAGAAGATCAAGGCGATCGTCAAACTGCAGATCCCGGCCGGTAAGGCGAATCCGGCGCCTCCTGTGGGCCCGGCTTTGGGACAGCATGGCGTGAACATTATGGCGTTCTGCAAAGAGTATAACGCGCGCACGGCCTCAATGGTCGGAAACATTGTCCCTGTCGAGGTCACGATCTATCAGGATCAGTCTTTCACGTTCGTCCTGAAGACGCCGCCGGCCGCAGACTTGCTACGCAAGGCCGCCGGGATCGAGAAGGGCTCTGCAGAGCCCAACCGGCAGAAGGTAGGGAAGGTCACACGGGCGCAAATCCGTGAGATCGCCCAACAGAAAATGCAGGATTTAAACACCAACGATCTGGAAGCGGCCATGCGCATGATCGAGGGTACCGCGCGCAGCATGGGGCTTCAGATCGTCGAGGGCTAAGAGAGCAGCTTGCAGCCGTGGGAGGGGTACTCCCCGTTAATACCACCAAGGAGTCTAGAGATGCCGAAGCGAGGCAAGAAGTACTTGGCGGCGGCCGCTTTGGTGGATCGCAACCGTCTATATAGCCCCGAAGAGGCCGTTGAGTTGGTCAAGCAGATTTCGTACTCCAAATTCGATGCCACCGTGGAAATGCATCTGCGCATGGGGGTGGATCCCCGTCATGCCGATCAACAGGTGCGTGGCGTGGTCGTTCTGCCGCATGGGACAGGCAAACAGACGCGTATTCTAGTCTTCGCGGAGGGCGATGCCGCTCGCATTGCGCAGGAAGCAGGGGCGGATTACGTAGGCAGTGATGAGCTAATCCAGAAGATCCAAAGCGGTTGGCTCGATTTTGATGTGGCGATCGCTGTGCCACAAGTGATGGGCAAGGTAGGGCGTCTGGGGCGCATCCTAGGCCCGAGAGGGCTCATGCCCAGCCCGAAAACGGATACGATCGTGCCTCCGGAGGATTTGCCGCGGGTGATCCGAGAAGCTCGCCTAGGGCGCGTGGAGTTCCGAGTGGATCGGACGGCCAACATCCACGTTCCTATCGGCAAGGTCAGCTTTGAAAAGCGGCAGTTGCTGGATAACATGGCTACACTGATGGACGCGATTAACCGGGCCAGGCCGGCGGCTGCCAAAGGGGCCTATATCCGCAAGGTGTTTCTAACCGCCACGATGGCGCCTAGCATCAAGGTAGACCCGGTACAAGCGTCTGCAATGCGCGTGGCGTAAGGCTGTGCTGAAAAATCGCATATAGAGCCGAAGACAGCAGGTGCGGCTAGTCCGCTTAATCCTGGGAGGGCCTGCCGAGGCGAGAAGCTGGAGGTCTTCCTTCTCACGTAAAGGGGAAGAAGGACGAAGAGCCTTCGCGTCGGCTGGCGCGAAGGCTCTTGATTTTGAAAGGGGGTGAGTCGTTTTGGCCATAACCAGAGAGAAAAAGCAGGCGTTGCTTACGGAGTATCTGGACAAAG is a window of Anaerolineae bacterium DNA encoding:
- the rplK gene encoding 50S ribosomal protein L11 codes for the protein MAKKIKAIVKLQIPAGKANPAPPVGPALGQHGVNIMAFCKEYNARTASMVGNIVPVEVTIYQDQSFTFVLKTPPAADLLRKAAGIEKGSAEPNRQKVGKVTRAQIREIAQQKMQDLNTNDLEAAMRMIEGTARSMGLQIVEG
- the rplA gene encoding 50S ribosomal protein L1, producing the protein MPKRGKKYLAAAALVDRNRLYSPEEAVELVKQISYSKFDATVEMHLRMGVDPRHADQQVRGVVVLPHGTGKQTRILVFAEGDAARIAQEAGADYVGSDELIQKIQSGWLDFDVAIAVPQVMGKVGRLGRILGPRGLMPSPKTDTIVPPEDLPRVIREARLGRVEFRVDRTANIHVPIGKVSFEKRQLLDNMATLMDAINRARPAAAKGAYIRKVFLTATMAPSIKVDPVQASAMRVA
- the secE gene encoding preprotein translocase subunit SecE, translating into MNRVAMVKRENAVIRYFRETRAELRKVTWPTREQAIRLTLIVLAVTMFMAILLGAIDYIFAALFRLIVG
- the rpmG gene encoding 50S ribosomal protein L33, translating into MAKKAVRSVITLACVDCKERNYVTTKNRRNDPGRLELRKYCPRCRTHKLHRETR
- the nusG gene encoding transcription termination/antitermination protein NusG — its product is MAEDLEGRRPSESVDLAPETGGKGAYSPKGSPKVEESAASAEPKAEPKEQAAAEPDPRAELRQRARWYVVHSYSGMENKVKRNLEHRAESMRDQGGDKIFQVIVPTEEEIELKDGQRRIVERRVFPGYILVEMVMDEDSWYVVRNTPGVTGFVGMGNKPTPLEPEEVERIMKRIEEEEPKIKSDFRVGQRVRITEGPFSDFHGIIEEVYTEKGKARVRVSFFNRETPVEVDFLQLEKQ